A region of uncultured Carboxylicivirga sp. DNA encodes the following proteins:
- the citD gene encoding citrate lyase acyl carrier protein gives MELKVKAQAGSFESSDVLIMVEPQPQGVGRKVELESIVMQQFGDDLLLQIHRDLDAYGIDDIRVIINDKGALPPTISARLETALKRSAGLQTGTLI, from the coding sequence ATGGAATTGAAAGTAAAGGCTCAGGCTGGTAGCTTTGAGTCGAGTGATGTTCTGATAATGGTAGAGCCGCAACCACAAGGAGTGGGACGAAAAGTTGAATTGGAATCTATTGTTATGCAGCAGTTTGGGGATGATTTACTGCTTCAGATACATCGCGATCTTGATGCTTATGGAATAGATGATATCAGAGTGATAATAAACGATAAGGGAGCCTTACCTCCAACCATATCTGCTCGTTTAGAAACTGCGTTAAAACGATCTGCAGGTCTGCAAACCGGAACCTTAATCTAA
- a CDS encoding aldolase/citrate lyase family protein, translated as MNTNKKTFKRRTMLYIPGNNPAMLQQGSVYGADGVLLDLEDAVALNQKDAARILVSHMLKYISYEGCEVTVRVNHIDTPFGMDDLKAIVPLQPDAIRLPKVETVDEIRRIIQTVEEIEDQHELPHDKMKIHVMIETALGVQNVYDIASFSPRIDAISIGGQDLAADMQLVKANDGIGIDYARKQIVMAAKACKIDVFDTVYVDVENEEGLREEAEYIKKLGFTGKAIINPRQIEIVNEVFTPTEQEIRKAAKIVKAFERNKKEGIGVFAVDGKMVDAPVVQRALRVLEMADIDVAEI; from the coding sequence ATGAATACGAATAAAAAGACGTTTAAACGTCGTACTATGCTATATATTCCGGGAAATAACCCGGCTATGCTTCAACAGGGAAGTGTTTACGGAGCAGATGGAGTTTTGCTTGATCTGGAAGATGCAGTGGCATTGAATCAGAAAGATGCAGCAAGAATACTTGTTTCACATATGTTGAAGTACATCTCTTATGAAGGATGTGAGGTTACGGTTCGTGTTAATCATATTGACACCCCTTTTGGAATGGATGATCTGAAAGCGATTGTTCCCTTGCAACCCGATGCAATCCGCCTTCCAAAAGTTGAAACCGTTGATGAGATTCGACGCATTATTCAAACGGTTGAAGAAATTGAAGATCAACATGAATTACCTCACGATAAGATGAAAATTCATGTAATGATCGAAACAGCTTTGGGTGTGCAAAATGTATATGATATCGCCAGTTTTTCTCCGCGAATCGATGCGATTTCTATTGGTGGACAGGATCTGGCAGCTGATATGCAACTGGTAAAAGCCAATGACGGTATTGGTATTGATTATGCCCGTAAGCAAATTGTGATGGCAGCAAAAGCATGTAAAATTGATGTTTTTGATACGGTTTATGTGGATGTTGAAAATGAAGAAGGATTGCGAGAGGAGGCTGAATATATCAAGAAGTTAGGTTTTACAGGCAAGGCTATTATTAATCCTCGACAGATTGAGATTGTAAACGAGGTGTTTACACCAACCGAACAGGAAATCAGAAAGGCTGCTAAGATTGTAAAGGCATTTGAACGAAATAAAAAAGAAGGTATTGGTGTGTTTGCAGTAGATGGCAAAATGGTGGATGCTCCTGTAGTTCAAAGAGCTTTGCGTGTTTTGGAAATGGCTGATATTGATGTAGCTGAAATCTAA
- the citF gene encoding citrate lyase subunit alpha, which translates to MKNILQREIPETLEGIGELEPFQGAFTKLRKGWMEEKKVPPPNKATMPHSSKMCSNLKEAIIRTKPRNGMTVSFHHHLRGGDNILVESIRILAELGIKDITLASSSLTSAHEPILPYIKNGTITQIYSSGIRGEIGKAVAQGVMPKPFVIHSHGGRVRSVHTGNIKIDLTVIAASAADVEGNSTGAHGPSAFGSMGYAVIDARYARQVVVVTDNIVDYPCVPQAVTQNFVDYVVKVDSIGDPSKIAGGTTRITKAPMDLQIARLAAQVIECSGLLKEGFSFQVGAGGASLAVAKYIRKIMKNKDIKGSFLLGGVTSYGVDMLNEGLFKSIFDVQSFDAAVSSSLLTNPYHIEITAGLYANPFNCGCMTNKLDIVVLGALEIDTDFNVNVITGSEGYVRGASGGHSDTASGANLTVVVCPSFRGRIPIVKEKVHTIVTPGESIDVLVTERGICVNPNRPELKENLIKGGIAVKEIKDLAAEVEQITGKAKPIENGERIVGIVEYRDGTIIDVIRQVK; encoded by the coding sequence GTGAAAAATATATTACAAAGAGAGATACCTGAAACATTAGAAGGAATTGGAGAGTTAGAACCTTTTCAAGGAGCGTTTACTAAGCTGCGTAAAGGGTGGATGGAAGAAAAGAAAGTACCGCCACCAAACAAAGCAACAATGCCCCATTCAAGTAAGATGTGTAGCAATCTGAAAGAAGCTATTATCAGAACCAAGCCTCGCAATGGAATGACAGTTTCGTTTCACCATCATCTCCGTGGAGGTGACAATATTCTGGTAGAATCCATTCGCATTCTGGCTGAACTGGGTATAAAAGATATAACATTGGCTTCAAGTAGTTTGACGTCAGCCCACGAACCAATTTTACCTTATATAAAAAATGGAACCATCACTCAAATTTATTCCAGTGGTATTAGGGGCGAGATTGGTAAAGCTGTTGCACAGGGAGTAATGCCTAAACCATTCGTGATTCATTCGCATGGAGGTAGGGTACGAAGTGTTCATACCGGAAATATAAAGATTGACCTGACTGTTATTGCAGCTTCGGCTGCTGATGTGGAAGGTAACTCAACAGGAGCTCACGGACCATCTGCATTTGGTTCAATGGGTTATGCAGTGATTGATGCCCGTTACGCGCGTCAGGTGGTTGTGGTTACAGATAATATCGTTGATTATCCTTGTGTTCCGCAAGCTGTAACACAAAATTTTGTGGATTATGTGGTAAAAGTTGATTCAATAGGTGATCCTTCAAAAATTGCTGGAGGAACAACGCGTATTACCAAGGCGCCCATGGATCTTCAGATTGCTCGTTTGGCTGCCCAGGTTATTGAATGTTCAGGTTTATTAAAAGAAGGATTTAGCTTTCAGGTTGGAGCAGGAGGAGCATCTTTAGCTGTGGCTAAGTATATCCGTAAGATAATGAAGAATAAGGATATTAAAGGCAGCTTCTTATTGGGCGGTGTTACATCATACGGTGTTGATATGCTAAATGAAGGCCTTTTTAAATCCATCTTCGACGTGCAATCATTTGATGCAGCGGTAAGCTCTTCATTATTAACAAATCCTTATCACATTGAAATAACAGCCGGTCTTTATGCCAATCCGTTTAACTGCGGTTGCATGACCAATAAACTGGATATAGTAGTATTAGGAGCTTTGGAGATAGATACAGATTTTAATGTAAATGTGATCACAGGTTCTGAAGGATATGTTCGGGGTGCTTCAGGTGGGCATAGTGATACTGCTTCGGGAGCTAATCTTACAGTTGTTGTTTGTCCTTCATTCAGAGGCAGGATCCCCATTGTTAAAGAAAAGGTACATACCATTGTAACTCCAGGTGAAAGTATTGATGTACTGGTTACTGAAAGAGGTATTTGTGTTAATCCTAACCGTCCCGAATTAAAAGAGAACCTGATTAAGGGAGGAATTGCGGTTAAAGAAATCAAAGATCTGGCAGCTGAAGTAGAACAAATAACCGGTAAGGCTAAGCCAATCGAAAACGGAGAAAGGATAGTGGGGATTGTTGAATATAGGGATGGAACAATAATTGATGTTATACGTCAGGTAAAATAA
- a CDS encoding triphosphoribosyl-dephospho-CoA synthase, which yields MQNSIQPNSIIKSLLEAREERWNSKLSLAKHGWHVVSLQLNLPGYPKNDEYTEQFIKLIDKQFVRFLKAHAPGKYREEKKCFIDKAGDCIYYLIPAKGITSLELKNVTELFEESHILGRIIDLDVLDTKGKQISSGKEKKCFICDKPAQICRKEQTHSIDRVRKEMLEAIIIYLEKERMKNCIERFSNWAVKALLYEVSLSPKPGLVCRVSAGAHSDMDFISFINSTAALTPFFTELGWLAVNNCNLEMADCLPKIRVIGLKMEEAMYEATSKINTHKGAVFLMALSMFSAVHVVHKKKKFKAGIFAGTVQQITRGIIQRELCSVEESSRITHGESCFLHFGLKGSGARGEAEQGLSTVMHHALPFLKEMDLSMEDMNDKNMFSILAPVLLKIMSVNNDTNVLFRHGEEVLEELKRKSIKVLNQVTIGDRDEYDKLVDWCNTKKISPGGSADLLSVTMFVQFCQTDKGL from the coding sequence ATGCAAAACAGCATTCAACCAAACTCAATAATTAAGTCGTTGTTGGAAGCAAGAGAGGAACGCTGGAATAGCAAACTTTCTCTGGCTAAACATGGATGGCATGTGGTCAGTCTGCAATTGAACTTACCCGGTTACCCCAAAAACGATGAATATACAGAGCAGTTTATAAAGCTGATTGATAAACAATTTGTTCGCTTTTTAAAGGCTCATGCACCTGGAAAGTACAGAGAAGAAAAAAAATGTTTTATCGATAAGGCGGGTGATTGTATCTATTATCTGATTCCGGCAAAAGGTATTACTTCGCTGGAATTAAAGAATGTTACCGAGCTTTTCGAAGAAAGTCATATTCTGGGGCGTATTATTGACCTGGATGTGCTGGATACAAAAGGGAAACAGATAAGTTCCGGTAAAGAAAAAAAGTGTTTTATATGTGATAAACCAGCCCAGATTTGTCGTAAAGAACAAACTCATTCTATTGATCGGGTGAGAAAAGAAATGTTAGAAGCAATAATTATATATCTTGAAAAAGAAAGAATGAAGAATTGCATCGAACGATTCTCTAATTGGGCAGTGAAAGCTTTGCTTTATGAAGTAAGCTTGTCTCCAAAACCGGGATTAGTTTGCAGGGTTTCAGCAGGCGCACATTCCGATATGGATTTTATCAGTTTCATCAATTCAACAGCAGCCTTAACACCATTCTTTACTGAGTTGGGGTGGTTGGCTGTCAATAATTGTAATTTAGAAATGGCTGATTGTCTACCAAAGATTCGTGTGATTGGATTAAAAATGGAGGAGGCCATGTATGAAGCAACTAGTAAGATTAATACTCATAAAGGTGCTGTTTTTTTAATGGCTTTAAGCATGTTTTCTGCAGTTCATGTAGTACATAAAAAAAAGAAATTCAAAGCAGGTATCTTTGCCGGAACAGTTCAACAAATTACAAGGGGAATAATTCAGCGTGAATTATGCAGTGTTGAAGAAAGTAGCAGAATAACGCATGGAGAATCTTGTTTTTTGCATTTTGGTTTAAAAGGTTCCGGAGCCCGAGGTGAAGCTGAACAGGGGCTTTCAACGGTTATGCATCATGCACTGCCATTTTTAAAAGAGATGGATTTATCAATGGAGGATATGAATGATAAAAACATGTTTTCCATTTTGGCTCCGGTATTGTTGAAGATAATGTCTGTAAATAACGATACCAATGTTTTGTTTCGACATGGAGAAGAGGTGTTGGAAGAATTAAAAAGAAAATCAATAAAAGTGCTCAATCAAGTTACTATTGGAGACCGGGATGAGTATGATAAATTGGTAGATTGGTGCAATACAAAAAAGATATCACCTGGTGGTTCAGCAGATTTATTGTCTGTGACGATGTTTGTGCAGTTTTGTCAAACCGATAAGGGATTGTAG
- the citC gene encoding [citrate (pro-3S)-lyase] ligase, producing MIENSDFRIEEPDLSSKYDVELIRRFLSPLGFYFDSDAVDYSIILYNLNDDIVGVGSYQAKILKYLAVAPEFRESGAFAHIVTFLTEKVMSEHQQAFVFTRPENINHFTGLGYNHIATAEPLIAVLEFGYTDINRYCEYLKSIKMDNAIGSAAAIVMNCNPFTLGHQYLVEKASDENEIVYLFVVEEDRSTFKFTDRWNMIKAGIKHLSNVVMVKGGEYVVSEATFPSYFLKNESTDLITQKQAELDITVFCQYIAPTLNITTRYVGTECYCSTTELYNTVMQKLLPEYDIDFCEIKRKEILGEDGKEWISASKVRDAIVKGDYDRMKLYLPSTTIRYLNEGLVEKIRHRLEVNRCRH from the coding sequence ATGATTGAAAATTCAGATTTTAGAATTGAGGAGCCGGATTTAAGTAGTAAGTATGATGTTGAACTGATCAGGAGGTTTTTATCTCCACTGGGATTTTATTTTGATTCAGATGCAGTTGATTATTCAATAATACTTTACAATTTAAATGATGATATAGTAGGGGTGGGTTCGTATCAGGCTAAAATATTGAAATATCTGGCTGTAGCACCAGAATTTAGAGAATCAGGAGCATTTGCACATATTGTTACTTTCCTCACAGAAAAAGTAATGTCTGAACATCAGCAGGCATTTGTATTTACACGACCCGAAAATATAAATCACTTTACAGGATTAGGTTACAATCATATAGCAACAGCTGAGCCTTTGATCGCAGTATTGGAATTTGGATATACTGATATCAACCGTTATTGCGAATATCTGAAAAGTATAAAAATGGATAACGCAATTGGCAGTGCAGCAGCTATTGTAATGAATTGTAATCCATTTACTTTAGGTCATCAGTATTTGGTTGAAAAAGCTTCTGACGAAAATGAGATTGTTTATTTGTTTGTAGTGGAAGAAGATCGGTCTACTTTTAAATTTACCGATCGATGGAATATGATTAAGGCAGGAATAAAGCATCTTTCTAATGTAGTAATGGTAAAAGGAGGTGAATATGTTGTATCGGAAGCTACATTTCCAAGCTATTTTTTAAAAAACGAATCGACCGATTTGATTACTCAAAAACAAGCAGAACTGGATATAACAGTTTTTTGTCAATACATAGCTCCAACCTTAAACATTACAACCAGGTATGTAGGTACTGAGTGTTATTGTTCTACAACTGAGTTGTATAATACCGTAATGCAGAAGTTACTACCCGAATATGATATTGATTTTTGTGAGATTAAAAGAAAGGAGATTTTAGGTGAAGATGGTAAAGAATGGATAAGTGCATCAAAAGTAAGAGACGCTATTGTTAAAGGTGATTATGATCGAATGAAGTTGTACCTCCCTTCAACAACCATCAGGTATTTGAATGAAGGATTGGTGGAAAAAATAAGGCATCGACTTGAAGTTAATCGGTGTCGGCATTAA
- a CDS encoding STAS domain-containing protein encodes MLEVKELNGYQIASLADTDRLTATIATEIKSELTNQLDGNTNLVINLSNIKFIDSTGIGVLISALKTARQNNGSFKLCEIQKDVMSLLTLMKLDKVFDIIESEADIK; translated from the coding sequence ATGTTGGAAGTTAAAGAACTAAACGGATATCAAATTGCATCATTGGCTGATACAGACAGACTAACAGCCACCATTGCTACAGAGATTAAAAGTGAGTTGACTAACCAGTTGGATGGGAATACAAATCTTGTTATAAACCTTTCGAACATTAAATTTATTGACAGTACTGGCATTGGTGTCTTGATTAGTGCTTTAAAAACAGCTCGTCAAAACAATGGCTCTTTTAAACTTTGTGAAATTCAGAAAGATGTAATGAGTCTTTTAACACTTATGAAACTTGATAAGGTTTTCGACATTATTGAAAGTGAAGCCGATATAAAATAA
- a CDS encoding Hpt domain-containing protein, with product MPENYKHIDLAYLESITDGSKEIIAELITIFIEQIPEFTQDFEDGLSQKDWKKVASAAHKAKSSVLSMGINELGNVDLKNLELVAKQMLLDRILEEGETSSEADQLRKTLESYPEDKREWIAANKNEEVLKQLIDKFNYIVEEAVKELNQVLEN from the coding sequence ATGCCCGAAAACTATAAGCATATTGATTTAGCATACCTGGAGAGTATAACCGATGGTAGCAAAGAAATAATTGCAGAACTGATTACTATCTTCATAGAACAGATTCCTGAATTTACTCAGGATTTTGAGGATGGACTTTCACAAAAGGATTGGAAAAAAGTCGCATCAGCTGCACACAAGGCAAAATCATCAGTTTTATCAATGGGTATTAATGAACTTGGTAATGTTGATTTGAAAAATCTTGAGCTTGTTGCCAAACAAATGCTATTAGATCGGATATTGGAAGAAGGAGAAACGTCTTCTGAAGCTGATCAACTTCGAAAAACATTGGAAAGTTATCCTGAAGATAAAAGAGAATGGATTGCCGCCAATAAAAATGAAGAAGTTTTAAAACAGCTGATTGATAAATTCAACTATATTGTTGAAGAAGCTGTAAAAGAATTAAATCAAGTGCTAGAAAATTGA
- the gcvT gene encoding glycine cleavage system aminomethyltransferase GcvT: MKKTAFNEIHKKLGAKLVSFAGYEMPIEYSGINNEHMTVRNGVGVFDVSHMGEFWVKGPNAFELVQKVTSNDVSALRIGQAQYSCFPNGKGGIVDDLLVYRYDEEKYMLVVNASNIDKDWAWVNEQNTMGAELENASDDISQLAIQGPKATEVLQKLTDVNLSEIDYYTFITGKIAGVDEVIISNTGYTGSGGFELYFYNNEAEKVWNAIFEAGAEEGILPIGLAARDTLRLEKGFCLYGNDIDDTTSPIEAGLGWITKFNEKNDFIDRDYLLKQKEEGVSKRLRGFILEDRGIPRKDYEIVNEQDEVIGKVTSGTMSPILQKGIGMGYLDKGYTKFETEIFIKVRNRKLKAKVVKIPFV; this comes from the coding sequence ATGAAAAAAACTGCCTTTAACGAAATTCATAAGAAGCTGGGAGCTAAATTGGTTTCATTTGCAGGTTATGAAATGCCAATAGAATATTCCGGAATTAATAATGAACATATGACGGTTCGTAATGGAGTAGGTGTATTTGATGTTTCACATATGGGTGAATTTTGGGTGAAGGGTCCAAACGCATTTGAATTAGTCCAAAAGGTTACATCCAATGATGTTTCTGCTTTGAGAATTGGACAAGCTCAATATTCATGCTTCCCCAATGGTAAAGGTGGTATTGTTGACGATTTGTTGGTGTATCGTTACGATGAAGAAAAGTATATGTTAGTAGTTAATGCTTCTAATATTGATAAAGATTGGGCTTGGGTAAATGAGCAAAATACGATGGGAGCTGAACTAGAAAATGCATCAGACGATATTTCACAGTTGGCTATACAAGGACCGAAAGCAACGGAAGTATTGCAAAAATTGACTGATGTTAACCTTTCAGAAATTGATTATTACACTTTCATAACTGGTAAAATTGCAGGAGTTGATGAGGTAATTATTTCCAATACAGGTTACACAGGATCCGGAGGTTTTGAACTGTATTTTTATAACAATGAAGCTGAAAAAGTATGGAATGCCATTTTTGAGGCTGGAGCAGAAGAAGGAATCTTACCAATAGGTTTGGCAGCACGTGATACTTTACGATTAGAAAAAGGTTTTTGTTTATATGGAAATGATATCGATGACACAACTTCTCCAATTGAAGCAGGTTTAGGCTGGATAACCAAATTCAATGAAAAAAATGATTTCATCGACCGAGATTATTTACTGAAACAAAAAGAGGAAGGTGTATCAAAACGTCTTCGTGGATTCATTCTTGAAGACAGAGGTATTCCTCGTAAAGATTACGAGATTGTTAATGAACAAGATGAAGTGATTGGCAAAGTAACATCCGGAACGATGTCTCCTATTCTTCAGAAAGGGATAGGAATGGGGTATTTGGATAAAGGATATACAAAGTTTGAAACCGAAATATTTATTAAAGTAAGAAACCGGAAGTTGAAAGCAAAAGTGGTTAAAATTCCATTTGTGTAA
- the serC gene encoding 3-phosphoserine/phosphohydroxythreonine transaminase has translation MKIHNFSAGPSILPDSTIKNSAEAVLNFAGTGLSILEVSHRSKEFVAVMDDAIALVKELLNVPAGYEVVFVGGGASTQFCMVPFNLLAKKAAYLNTGAWAAKAMKEAKGFGEVVEVASSKDAVYNYIPKGYEVPSDADYFHITSNNTIYGTEIRKDLDVSVPLVADMSSDIFSRPVDVSKYNIIYAGAQKNLAPSGVTIAIVKEDALGKVDRYIPTMLDYRTHIQNGSMFNTPPVLPVYSALQTLKWLKELGGVAAMEKINIEKAGLLYDEIDRNKLFKCTVLAEEDRSIMNVCFIMNDEYKELEKDFFDYATSKGMSGIKGHRSVGGFRASIYNAMPKTSIQALIDAMKEFEAKH, from the coding sequence ATGAAGATTCACAACTTTTCAGCAGGGCCATCTATTTTGCCTGATTCAACTATTAAAAATTCGGCTGAAGCCGTTCTTAACTTTGCCGGAACCGGTTTATCTATTCTTGAGGTATCGCACCGTAGCAAAGAGTTTGTTGCTGTAATGGACGATGCTATTGCATTGGTTAAAGAATTATTGAATGTTCCTGCAGGCTACGAAGTAGTATTTGTTGGAGGTGGAGCCAGTACACAATTCTGCATGGTTCCGTTTAACCTGTTAGCTAAAAAGGCTGCTTATTTAAATACTGGAGCCTGGGCTGCTAAAGCAATGAAAGAAGCTAAAGGATTCGGTGAAGTTGTTGAAGTAGCTTCATCCAAAGATGCTGTTTATAACTATATTCCAAAAGGTTATGAAGTGCCTTCAGATGCTGATTATTTCCATATTACATCGAACAACACTATTTATGGAACAGAGATTCGTAAGGATCTTGATGTTAGTGTACCTTTGGTGGCTGATATGTCATCAGACATTTTTTCAAGACCTGTTGATGTATCAAAGTATAACATTATTTATGCTGGTGCACAAAAGAACCTGGCTCCATCAGGTGTAACCATTGCCATTGTAAAAGAAGATGCTTTAGGCAAAGTGGATCGTTACATTCCAACTATGTTGGATTATCGTACACATATTCAGAATGGATCTATGTTTAATACTCCTCCTGTACTTCCTGTTTACTCAGCTCTTCAGACCTTAAAATGGTTAAAAGAATTGGGTGGAGTAGCTGCAATGGAAAAAATTAATATAGAAAAAGCTGGTTTGTTGTACGATGAGATTGATCGTAATAAACTATTCAAATGTACAGTTCTTGCTGAAGAAGATCGTTCAATCATGAATGTTTGTTTCATTATGAATGATGAATACAAGGAACTTGAAAAAGATTTCTTCGACTATGCTACTTCAAAAGGTATGAGTGGAATTAAAGGTCACCGTTCTGTTGGAGGTTTCCGTGCGTCAATCTATAATGCAATGCCAAAAACAAGTATTCAGGCATTGATCGACGCTATGAAAGAATTTGAAGCAAAACACTAA
- a CDS encoding NAD(P)-dependent oxidoreductase produces MKKILVATEKPFAKAAIDQIRPILEGAGYEFALLEKYTETAQLLDAVKDANALIVRSDLVTREVVDAAPELKIVVRAGAGYDNLDLAACTEKGIVAMNTPGQNANAVGELVLGMMVFMARNGYNGTAGTELRGKKLGIHAYGNVGHYVAEIAKGFGMELYAFDPFVAKEKIEAAGLKAVDTVEELYSTCDYVSLHIPATEQTKKSINYDLLNKMPKGGTLVNTARKEVIHEEELVKLMADRPDFTYISDIAPDCKADIEAKFEGRFFFTPKKMGAQTAEANVNAGVAAAKQIIGFFQNGDETFKVNK; encoded by the coding sequence ATGAAAAAAATTTTGGTGGCAACAGAAAAGCCTTTCGCAAAGGCAGCCATTGATCAAATCAGACCAATTTTAGAGGGTGCAGGTTATGAATTTGCCCTTCTTGAAAAATATACAGAAACAGCTCAATTGCTAGATGCTGTTAAAGATGCTAATGCTTTAATTGTACGATCAGATTTAGTTACCCGCGAAGTGGTTGACGCTGCACCTGAATTAAAAATAGTAGTTCGTGCTGGTGCCGGATACGATAACCTTGATTTGGCAGCTTGTACTGAAAAAGGTATCGTAGCAATGAATACACCCGGACAAAATGCAAACGCAGTTGGTGAGTTGGTATTAGGTATGATGGTGTTTATGGCCCGTAACGGATATAATGGAACTGCAGGTACTGAGTTAAGAGGTAAAAAACTGGGTATTCATGCTTATGGTAACGTAGGTCATTATGTAGCTGAGATTGCAAAAGGTTTTGGAATGGAACTGTATGCTTTTGATCCATTTGTTGCAAAAGAAAAGATAGAGGCTGCAGGCCTTAAGGCTGTTGATACAGTTGAAGAGTTATATTCAACTTGTGATTATGTATCATTGCATATTCCTGCTACAGAACAAACCAAAAAATCAATTAATTACGACTTATTGAATAAAATGCCTAAAGGAGGTACATTAGTAAATACAGCTCGTAAAGAAGTGATTCATGAGGAAGAATTAGTAAAATTAATGGCTGATCGCCCTGATTTTACGTATATCTCAGATATTGCTCCTGATTGTAAAGCTGATATTGAAGCTAAGTTTGAAGGTCGTTTCTTCTTTACCCCCAAGAAGATGGGTGCTCAAACTGCTGAAGCTAATGTTAATGCAGGTGTTGCTGCTGCTAAGCAAATTATTGGCTTTTTCCAAAACGGTGACGAAACCTTCAAGGTTAATAAATAA
- a CDS encoding DUF1015 family protein, whose product MAIVKPFKGLRPPQNIAQDLACLPYDVMNSEEAARMAEGKDCSLLHITRAEIDCPDGTDIHSEEVYEKSVSNFKVFQEKGWLVQDDEAKYYIYAQTMDGRTQYGIVGAAACEDYANGIIKKHELTRPDKEEDRMILTRYLDANIEPVFFSYKAVPEIDAIVESIVKTQDADYDFIAEDGFGHHLWAINDGAINAQLEELFSNKVPATYVADGHHRTAAAARIGEEKKNQNPKHTGEEAYNYFMAVHFPDNQLKIIDYNRLVKDLNGLSSDELLNRLQEVFEVECIGSEIYQPSKLHEFSMYLNGKWYQLNAKAGTYNDNDPIGVLDVTILSEHVLDKMLGIEDLRRSKRIDFVGGIRGLGELQKRVDSGEMAVAFALYPVSMQQLIDIADTGNIMPPKTTWFEPKLRSGLVIHKLESK is encoded by the coding sequence ATGGCTATTGTTAAACCTTTTAAAGGCCTGAGACCTCCCCAAAATATCGCTCAGGACTTAGCTTGTTTGCCTTACGATGTTATGAACAGTGAAGAGGCTGCCCGGATGGCGGAAGGCAAAGATTGTTCTTTATTGCATATTACGCGTGCTGAAATTGATTGTCCTGATGGCACTGATATTCACTCGGAAGAAGTGTATGAAAAATCAGTTTCCAACTTTAAAGTATTTCAGGAAAAAGGATGGTTGGTTCAGGATGATGAAGCTAAATATTATATTTATGCTCAAACCATGGATGGACGCACACAATATGGTATTGTTGGTGCTGCTGCATGCGAAGATTATGCAAACGGAATCATCAAAAAACATGAATTAACACGTCCGGATAAAGAAGAAGATCGTATGATCTTAACGCGTTATCTGGATGCTAATATAGAACCAGTATTTTTCTCTTATAAAGCTGTTCCTGAAATTGATGCAATTGTTGAAAGTATCGTTAAGACCCAGGATGCAGATTATGATTTTATTGCCGAAGACGGTTTTGGTCATCATCTTTGGGCTATTAACGATGGTGCTATTAATGCTCAATTAGAAGAATTGTTTAGCAATAAAGTGCCTGCAACTTATGTGGCAGATGGCCATCATAGAACAGCTGCAGCTGCGCGTATTGGTGAAGAAAAGAAAAATCAAAATCCTAAACACACCGGTGAGGAAGCATATAATTATTTTATGGCAGTTCACTTTCCGGATAATCAACTAAAGATTATTGATTACAATCGTTTGGTGAAGGACCTGAATGGACTTTCGTCTGATGAGTTATTAAACCGATTGCAAGAAGTGTTTGAAGTTGAATGTATTGGTAGTGAGATTTATCAGCCATCTAAGTTACATGAATTCAGCATGTATTTAAATGGAAAATGGTATCAATTAAATGCTAAAGCTGGCACATATAATGATAATGATCCTATAGGAGTATTAGATGTGACAATCCTGTCGGAGCATGTTCTTGATAAGATGCTGGGAATAGAAGATTTACGTCGTTCAAAGAGGATTGACTTTGTTGGAGGAATAAGAGGTTTAGGTGAATTGCAAAAAAGGGTTGATTCTGGAGAAATGGCTGTAGCATTTGCTTTATATCCCGTATCGATGCAACAATTGATTGATATTGCTGATACAGGAAATATCATGCCTCCTAAAACAACATGGTTCGAACCAAAATTGCGTTCAGGATTAGTGATTCATAAGTTGGAATCGAAATAA